One genomic region from Haloarcula taiwanensis encodes:
- a CDS encoding NUDIX hydrolase, producing the protein MTRESAHEWPIVESKREYETGWYTGGYDRVRQPDGSEKDYYWAELPDAAVVVATTGDELVMVDQYRPTIREQCLELPAGIVEDDESYTTAGARELREETGFEAAGVSLIEEFSCSTGVLRHRRGIVFAEGLEPVDRELDENEFLSVTTVPIDEALQVARREPANDATIEGILLAQADGLL; encoded by the coding sequence ATGACCCGCGAGTCGGCCCACGAGTGGCCCATCGTCGAGAGCAAACGTGAGTACGAGACCGGCTGGTACACCGGCGGCTACGACCGAGTTCGCCAGCCCGACGGGTCCGAGAAAGACTACTACTGGGCTGAACTGCCCGACGCGGCCGTCGTGGTGGCCACGACCGGCGATGAACTCGTCATGGTCGACCAGTACCGCCCGACCATCCGCGAGCAGTGTCTCGAACTCCCCGCCGGCATCGTCGAGGACGACGAGTCCTACACGACTGCGGGCGCGCGCGAACTCCGTGAGGAAACTGGGTTCGAAGCCGCCGGCGTCTCACTCATCGAGGAGTTCTCGTGTTCGACCGGCGTGCTCCGGCACCGCCGCGGCATCGTCTTCGCTGAGGGACTGGAACCGGTCGACCGGGAACTCGACGAGAACGAATTCCTTTCAGTGACGACCGTTCCCATCGACGAAGCGCTGCAGGTCGCCCGCCGCGAACCGGCCAACGACGCAACCATCGAAGGCATCCTGCTGGCACAGGCCGACGGTTTGCTGTAG
- a CDS encoding rhodanese yields MDGEIDADELRSKLDEETVRVVDIRSPGAFERGHIPGSENVPFPSLVDEVERFEGDDEVVTVCPKGKSSVQAARLIASYEGFDGDVVSFEPGLNGWDGPLERATADGEATADTAAVDGDPDEGPAAPF; encoded by the coding sequence ATGGACGGCGAAATCGACGCCGACGAGCTCCGGTCGAAACTCGACGAAGAGACGGTCCGGGTGGTCGATATCCGCTCGCCCGGCGCGTTCGAGCGAGGCCACATTCCCGGAAGCGAGAACGTCCCGTTCCCGTCGCTCGTTGACGAAGTCGAACGGTTCGAAGGCGACGACGAGGTCGTGACAGTCTGTCCGAAGGGGAAGTCTAGCGTCCAGGCTGCCCGGCTTATCGCGTCGTATGAAGGCTTTGATGGCGATGTTGTAAGTTTTGAACCGGGCCTGAACGGCTGGGACGGGCCGCTGGAACGTGCAACCGCTGACGGGGAGGCGACGGCAGACACTGCGGCTGTTGACGGAGATCCCGACGAAGGCCCTGCTGCACCGTTTTAG